One genomic segment of Sminthopsis crassicaudata isolate SCR6 chromosome 2, ASM4859323v1, whole genome shotgun sequence includes these proteins:
- the ASIP gene encoding agouti-signaling protein, with amino-acid sequence MTAKHLFLPFLLACLWFLAAYCHLAEEEKWSKDRVLGRNSMNLPDFPSVSIVALNKKAKKNIRKEIEIKKSFEKKAVVKKASSASNCAATGAFCQPQTISCCNPCDSCQCRFFRSACSCRSFMGKC; translated from the exons ATGACAGCTAAGCATctgttccttcctttccttctggcCTGCCTGTGGTTCCTGGCTGCCTACTGCCACCTGGCTGAAGAAGAGAAATGGAGTAAGGATAGGGTTCTGGGAAGAAACTCCATGAACCTGCCTGACTTTCCTTCTGTGTCCATCGTGG cattgaacaaaaaagccaagaagaacatCAGGAAAGAGATAGAAATCAAGAAATCCTTTGAG AAAAAAGCTGTGGTGAAGAAGGCCTCATCTGCATCCAATTGTGCGGCCACAGGGGCCTTCTGCCAGCCCCAGACAATTTCCTGCTGCAACCCGTGTGACTCGTGCCAATGCAGGTTCTTCAGGAGTGCCTGTTCCTGCCGCTCATTCATGGGGAAATGCTGA